Proteins encoded within one genomic window of Actinoplanes octamycinicus:
- a CDS encoding sensor histidine kinase: MAPAPSETPGRRGFRAGWVFAAIWLFYLGGNLGALVRHPPGMWRTVGLLALALFALTYILLVATMRRPRDVPGGYPGPELRVWLGLLTLLALALLQLPAAGESILTCAVYISAAAVMGLPLRHGLGVAVTVAIAVEAAIRFVPGWRASSQGYALAVVLAAAATWGMRLAFERQGRLIQAQNELAELAVADERSRIAGDLHDILGHSLTVVAVKAELAQRLLDVDLDRARAELRDLESLARDALADVRATALNMRGISLPGEIAAARAALAAANVEARLPGAADDVPTRNRELFAWTIREAVTNIVRHSRARHAEVRLSPDSVEIVDDGQGGDPAPGGGQGLAGLRRRADELGAHLIAGSRQNEPGFRVRVEVPS, from the coding sequence ATGGCGCCGGCACCTTCCGAGACACCCGGCCGCCGCGGTTTCCGCGCCGGCTGGGTGTTCGCCGCGATCTGGCTGTTCTACCTGGGCGGCAACCTGGGCGCGCTGGTCAGGCATCCGCCCGGGATGTGGCGCACGGTCGGCCTGCTCGCCCTCGCGCTGTTCGCGCTCACCTACATCCTGCTGGTCGCCACGATGCGCCGCCCGCGCGACGTGCCCGGCGGGTACCCCGGTCCGGAGCTGCGGGTCTGGCTCGGGCTGCTGACCCTGCTCGCGCTGGCGCTGCTGCAGCTGCCCGCCGCCGGGGAGTCCATCCTGACCTGCGCGGTCTACATCAGCGCCGCCGCGGTGATGGGGCTCCCGCTGCGGCACGGCCTGGGCGTCGCGGTGACCGTGGCGATCGCGGTCGAGGCGGCCATCCGGTTCGTGCCGGGCTGGCGGGCCAGCAGCCAGGGCTACGCCTTGGCGGTGGTCCTCGCGGCGGCCGCCACCTGGGGGATGCGGCTGGCCTTCGAACGGCAGGGCCGGCTGATCCAGGCGCAGAACGAGCTGGCCGAGCTGGCCGTCGCCGACGAACGCTCGCGGATCGCCGGGGACCTGCACGACATCCTCGGGCACTCGCTGACCGTGGTCGCGGTCAAGGCCGAGCTGGCCCAGCGGCTGCTCGACGTCGACCTGGACCGGGCCCGCGCCGAGCTGCGCGACCTGGAGTCGCTGGCCCGCGACGCGCTGGCCGACGTGCGGGCGACCGCGCTGAACATGCGCGGCATCTCGCTGCCCGGCGAGATCGCCGCGGCCCGGGCCGCCCTGGCCGCGGCGAACGTCGAGGCGCGGCTGCCCGGCGCCGCCGACGACGTGCCGACCCGCAACCGGGAGCTGTTCGCCTGGACGATCCGGGAGGCGGTCACCAACATCGTGCGGCACAGCCGGGCCCGGCACGCCGAGGTGCGGCTGAGCCCGGACAGCGTCGAGATCGTCGACGACGGGCAGGGCGGCGACCCGGCGCCCGGCGGCGGGCAGGGCCTGGCCGGGCTGCGCCGGCGCGCCGACGAGCTGGGCGCGCACCTGATCGCCGGTAGCCGGCAGAACGAGCCCGGCTTCCGGGTCCGAGTGGAGGTCCCCTCATGA
- a CDS encoding ABC transporter permease gives MTTTTTAAAQARTLPRFGGFSTGMLALELRRLIRNKRTVVFTFVMPAAFFLIFGTSAEYRHDQLARGNVTGYIMVSMAVYGAMLATTSGGAMVSIERAAGWSRQLRLTPLRPAAYIGVKLVLAMAIGAVSVAVVNVVGAVAGAQLDTGPWLACALLSWVCALVFAAFGLFMGYLLPSENVMQILGPALGILGFAGGLFVPVDQFGSTFAALAKFTPVYGVGEVARYPLTHSDHLWQAILNVVLWTGLFAAGAVWRFRRDTARV, from the coding sequence ATGACCACCACCACGACCGCCGCCGCGCAGGCCCGGACGCTGCCCAGGTTCGGCGGGTTCAGCACCGGCATGCTCGCCCTGGAGCTGCGCCGGCTGATCCGCAACAAGCGCACCGTCGTGTTCACCTTCGTGATGCCGGCCGCCTTCTTCCTGATCTTCGGGACCAGCGCGGAGTACCGGCACGACCAGCTCGCCCGCGGCAACGTGACCGGCTACATCATGGTCAGCATGGCGGTGTACGGGGCGATGCTGGCCACCACCTCCGGCGGCGCGATGGTCTCCATCGAGCGGGCCGCCGGCTGGAGCCGGCAGCTGCGGCTCACCCCGCTGCGGCCGGCCGCCTACATCGGCGTCAAGCTGGTCCTGGCGATGGCGATCGGCGCCGTGTCGGTGGCCGTGGTCAACGTGGTCGGCGCGGTCGCCGGGGCGCAGCTCGACACCGGGCCGTGGCTGGCCTGCGCCCTGCTGTCCTGGGTGTGCGCGCTGGTCTTCGCCGCGTTCGGCCTGTTCATGGGCTACCTGCTGCCCAGCGAGAACGTGATGCAGATCCTCGGCCCGGCGCTGGGCATCCTCGGTTTCGCCGGCGGCCTGTTCGTCCCGGTCGACCAGTTCGGCAGCACGTTCGCCGCGCTCGCCAAGTTCACCCCGGTCTACGGGGTCGGCGAGGTGGCCCGCTACCCGCTGACCCACAGCGACCACCTGTGGCAGGCGATCCTGAACGTGGTGCTGTGGACCGGGCTGTTCGCCGCCGGCGCGGTGTGGCGGTTCCGCCGCGACACCGCCCGCGTCTGA
- a CDS encoding undecaprenyl-diphosphate phosphatase, whose product MNIFQAILLGAVEGITEFLPVSSTGHLTIMEKLMGFGLDDPDITAFTVIIQSGAVLATIIFLMKDIVRIVPAFFKGLASKTAREHPDFRFAVAVLLGSLPIVIAGLTFKDTIETTLRSLWFVAIALILWSGVMAFADHAATQVRHEDDITWKDSLIIGVVQCLAVIPGVSRSGSTMSAGLLRDFDRVTVTKLSFFLSIPALTGASILQGVEEYDRISGGVGWVNTIVATVVSFVVAYFAVNWLLKFVAKHSYSIFIFYRIALGSLLILLLSTGTIAAQ is encoded by the coding sequence TTGAACATCTTCCAGGCAATTCTGCTCGGTGCCGTGGAGGGCATCACCGAATTCCTCCCCGTCTCGAGCACCGGGCACCTGACCATCATGGAAAAACTGATGGGGTTCGGCCTCGACGACCCGGACATCACCGCCTTCACCGTGATCATCCAGTCGGGTGCAGTCCTGGCCACCATCATCTTCCTGATGAAGGACATCGTCCGGATCGTCCCGGCCTTCTTCAAAGGCCTGGCCAGCAAGACCGCCCGGGAACACCCGGACTTCCGGTTCGCGGTCGCGGTCCTGCTCGGCTCACTCCCGATCGTCATCGCCGGGCTGACCTTCAAGGACACCATCGAGACCACGCTGCGCAGCCTGTGGTTCGTCGCGATCGCCCTGATCCTGTGGTCCGGGGTGATGGCCTTCGCCGATCACGCCGCCACCCAGGTCCGCCACGAGGACGACATCACCTGGAAGGACTCCCTGATCATCGGCGTCGTCCAGTGCCTCGCGGTGATCCCCGGCGTCTCCCGGTCCGGCTCCACCATGTCGGCCGGCCTGCTGCGCGACTTCGACCGGGTGACCGTCACCAAACTGTCGTTCTTCCTGTCCATCCCGGCCCTGACCGGCGCCTCGATCCTGCAAGGCGTCGAAGAGTACGACCGGATCTCCGGCGGCGTCGGCTGGGTCAACACGATCGTCGCCACCGTGGTCAGCTTCGTGGTCGCCTACTTCGCGGTGAACTGGCTGCTCAAGTTCGTCGCCAAGCACTCCTACAGCATCTTCATCTTCTACCGGATCGCACTGGGCTCCCTGCTGATCCTGCTGCTGTCGACAGGCACCATCGCCGCCCAGTGA
- a CDS encoding tyrosine-type recombinase/integrase — protein MSLLPHVTASATQFTEAWLENRRLSEHTRDAYRRDVASWLSWCTDHGLDPLHASFLDVNAYARALEARPMAAATVARKLSGLSSWYAFLVKLRVIDANPVGGADRPYVDRDHSATVGLTPDQVDAVLAAADRQQGPAALRHRAVLTLLADLGLRVGELVSLDLTDLGWERGHRTVRFIGKGGRPRRRVLTPAAAAMLDAYLRERGTHDGPLFTTASGARIDRHAVFRLVRRLAEEAGIPGAAKMSPHSLRHAFATAARAEGVPLEDVQDAMGHADPRTTRRYDRDRHNLDRDPAYTIAAARDRRRSA, from the coding sequence ATGTCGCTGCTGCCCCACGTCACCGCCTCCGCCACCCAGTTCACCGAGGCCTGGCTGGAGAACCGGCGGCTGTCCGAGCACACCCGCGACGCCTACCGCCGCGACGTCGCCTCCTGGCTGTCCTGGTGCACCGACCACGGCCTCGACCCGCTGCACGCCTCCTTCCTGGACGTCAACGCGTACGCCCGCGCCCTGGAGGCCCGCCCGATGGCCGCCGCCACCGTCGCCCGCAAACTGTCCGGCCTGTCCTCCTGGTACGCGTTCCTGGTCAAACTCCGGGTGATCGACGCCAACCCGGTCGGCGGCGCCGACCGGCCCTACGTCGACCGGGACCACTCCGCCACCGTCGGCCTGACCCCCGACCAGGTCGACGCGGTGCTGGCCGCCGCCGACCGGCAGCAGGGCCCGGCCGCGCTGCGCCACCGCGCCGTGCTCACCCTGCTCGCCGACCTCGGCCTGCGGGTGGGGGAGCTGGTCAGCCTCGACCTGACCGACCTCGGCTGGGAGCGCGGGCACCGCACCGTCCGGTTCATCGGCAAGGGCGGCCGGCCCCGCCGCCGCGTGCTCACCCCGGCCGCCGCCGCCATGCTCGACGCCTACCTGCGCGAGCGCGGCACCCACGACGGGCCACTGTTCACCACCGCCAGCGGCGCCCGCATCGACCGGCACGCCGTCTTCCGCCTGGTCCGCCGCCTCGCCGAGGAGGCCGGCATCCCCGGCGCGGCGAAGATGTCCCCGCACTCGCTGCGGCACGCCTTCGCCACCGCCGCCCGCGCCGAAGGCGTCCCCCTCGAAGACGTCCAGGACGCGATGGGCCACGCCGACCCGCGCACCACCCGCCGCTACGACCGTGACCGGCACAACCTGGACCGTGACCCGGCGTACACGATCGCCGCGGCCCGGGACCGCCGTCGGTCCGCCTGA
- a CDS encoding helix-turn-helix domain-containing protein, translated as MGSVAVAATDGMLHFELALAYEVFGSRPDAVPAPWYEVRVCGDAPVRLGRFVVEPDAGLDGLAGADTVIVPGVADVDAAPPAGLVEAVRAAHAAGARVVSLCTGAFVLAAAGLLDGLSATTHWAHTRQLAERFPRVRVDPDVLYVDNGRVLTSAGKAAAMDLCLHLVRLDHGPAVANVVARRLVVPPHRSGGQAQFVMTPVPQRDGHPLSALLPWVMARLDEPLTVEDLARRANLSSRQLARQFQAVTGTTPLRWLLTQRVRRAQELLESTDDSVEVIAVAAGMGTATTLRRHFQRTMGVPPDTYRRTFRA; from the coding sequence ATGGGGTCGGTTGCGGTCGCTGCCACGGACGGGATGCTGCATTTCGAGCTGGCTTTGGCGTACGAGGTGTTCGGCTCCCGTCCGGACGCGGTGCCGGCGCCGTGGTACGAGGTGCGGGTGTGCGGTGACGCGCCGGTGCGGCTGGGCCGGTTCGTGGTGGAGCCGGACGCGGGTCTGGACGGGTTGGCCGGGGCGGACACGGTGATCGTTCCGGGGGTGGCGGATGTGGACGCTGCTCCCCCGGCGGGCCTGGTCGAGGCGGTCCGGGCGGCGCATGCGGCGGGCGCGCGGGTGGTGTCGTTGTGCACGGGCGCGTTCGTGCTGGCCGCGGCGGGGTTGCTGGACGGGTTGTCGGCGACGACGCACTGGGCGCATACGCGGCAGCTGGCGGAGCGGTTCCCGCGGGTGCGGGTCGACCCGGATGTGCTGTATGTGGACAACGGCCGGGTGCTGACCTCGGCGGGCAAGGCGGCCGCGATGGATCTGTGCCTGCATCTGGTCCGCCTGGACCATGGTCCGGCGGTGGCGAACGTGGTGGCGCGGCGTCTGGTGGTGCCGCCGCACCGCTCGGGTGGGCAGGCGCAGTTCGTGATGACGCCGGTGCCGCAGCGTGACGGTCATCCGCTGTCGGCGTTGCTGCCGTGGGTGATGGCGCGTCTGGACGAGCCGTTGACGGTGGAGGATCTGGCGCGGCGGGCGAATTTGAGTTCGCGGCAGCTGGCCCGGCAGTTCCAGGCGGTGACCGGGACGACGCCGTTGCGGTGGCTGCTGACTCAGCGGGTGCGGCGGGCTCAGGAGTTGCTGGAGTCGACTGACGACAGTGTGGAGGTGATCGCGGTGGCGGCCGGGATGGGGACGGCGACGACGTTGCGGCGGCATTTCCAGCGGACGATGGGGGTGCCGCCGGACACGTATCGGCGCACGTTCCGGGCTTGA
- a CDS encoding ankyrin repeat domain-containing protein codes for MNLRRRKKLQERLVEAAGFGSDRQVRALLRAGADPNQPNRDGTTALYRASVQNRPENVRVLTAAGADPHQESGTREEGLPLCAAASWGHNDAVRELLAAGADPHRAEDGGTGHTAVSWAEAGGHQHTLTLLTAAATR; via the coding sequence ATGAATCTGCGCCGCCGCAAGAAACTGCAGGAACGCCTCGTGGAAGCCGCCGGCTTCGGCAGCGACCGGCAAGTCCGCGCCCTGCTGCGCGCCGGAGCCGACCCCAACCAGCCCAACCGCGACGGCACCACCGCCCTCTACCGCGCCAGCGTGCAGAACCGGCCGGAGAACGTCCGCGTGCTCACCGCCGCCGGCGCCGACCCGCACCAGGAGAGCGGCACCCGCGAGGAAGGCCTGCCGCTGTGCGCCGCCGCCAGCTGGGGCCACAACGACGCCGTCCGCGAACTGCTCGCCGCCGGCGCCGACCCGCACCGCGCCGAGGACGGCGGCACCGGGCACACCGCCGTCTCCTGGGCCGAAGCGGGCGGCCACCAGCACACCCTCACACTGCTGACCGCCGCCGCCACCCGCTGA
- a CDS encoding aminotransferase-like domain-containing protein — MPRQRLAAVTSSPVRDLLALTDRPEIISFAGGLPAPELFDVNGWRAAFTAVLSGPAARRHLQYAPTEGDARLRELAAARLTGRGLPTTAGQLLITTGSQQALTLVAAALLDPGAVVAVEQPTYLAALQCFGMAGARIVPVTADDPAAVAEVFARDRPRLLYLVPTFANPTGRTLPADRRAAIVELAERHGVWIVEDDPYGELRYRGEHLTPLAAGSDRVIHLGSLSKIGAPGLRLGWLRAPEPLRAALIVAKQAADLHTSTVDQAAAAHYLATTDLDAHVGRLRAAYRQRRDTMLTMLAQVMPAGTRWTDPDGGMFVWVTLPGPADTAAILPAALAHDVAFVPGAAFYAADPDRATLRLSFTTSTPEQITEGMRRLGTAITAG; from the coding sequence ATGCCCCGTCAGCGCCTGGCCGCGGTGACCAGTTCACCCGTGCGCGACCTGCTCGCCCTGACCGACCGCCCGGAGATCATCTCGTTCGCCGGTGGCCTGCCCGCCCCGGAACTGTTCGACGTCAACGGCTGGCGGGCCGCCTTCACCGCCGTGCTGTCCGGCCCGGCCGCCCGCCGCCACCTGCAGTACGCGCCGACCGAGGGCGACGCCCGGCTGCGTGAACTGGCCGCCGCCCGGCTGACCGGCCGCGGCCTGCCGACCACCGCCGGCCAGCTGCTGATCACCACCGGCTCGCAGCAGGCGCTCACCCTGGTCGCCGCCGCCCTGCTCGACCCGGGCGCGGTCGTCGCCGTCGAACAGCCCACCTACCTGGCCGCCCTGCAGTGCTTCGGCATGGCCGGCGCCCGGATCGTCCCGGTCACCGCGGACGACCCGGCCGCCGTCGCCGAGGTCTTCGCCCGCGACCGCCCGCGGCTGCTCTACCTGGTGCCGACCTTCGCCAACCCGACCGGCCGCACGCTGCCCGCCGACCGGCGCGCCGCGATCGTCGAGCTCGCCGAGCGTCACGGCGTGTGGATCGTCGAGGACGACCCGTACGGCGAACTGCGCTACCGCGGCGAGCACCTGACCCCGCTGGCCGCCGGCAGCGACCGGGTCATCCACCTCGGCAGCCTCTCCAAGATCGGCGCCCCGGGGCTGCGGCTCGGCTGGCTGCGCGCCCCCGAGCCGCTACGGGCCGCGCTGATCGTCGCCAAGCAGGCCGCCGACCTGCACACCTCCACGGTCGACCAGGCCGCCGCCGCGCACTACCTGGCCACCACCGACCTGGACGCGCACGTCGGCCGGCTGCGCGCCGCCTACCGGCAGCGCCGCGACACCATGCTCACCATGCTGGCGCAGGTGATGCCGGCCGGCACCCGGTGGACCGACCCGGACGGCGGCATGTTCGTCTGGGTCACCCTGCCCGGGCCGGCCGACACCGCCGCGATCCTGCCGGCCGCGCTCGCGCACGACGTGGCGTTCGTGCCGGGCGCCGCGTTCTACGCCGCCGACCCGGACCGGGCCACACTGCGGCTGTCGTTCACCACCAGCACCCCGGAGCAGATCACCGAGGGGATGCGGCGCCTCGGCACAGCGATCACCGCGGGCTGA
- a CDS encoding ABC-F family ATP-binding cassette domain-containing protein gives MHLKTTGLARAHDGDLLFADLDLVLQDGDRIGVVGPNGAGKTTLLRVLAGELPPTRGAVVCPPGTTIAHVTQQIPDPDGTVGAFLTGGLGELAAVTATMRDLETRLAAGDDVLDAYAAAQERWTALRGWTAETRLTEIRQRLDIDHLDDTLPLAQISGGEQARLMLARALLTGPDLLLLDEPTNHLDAEGAAWLRDWLRDFPGGVLTVSHDRAFLDATVTRIIELDGIDEQPQDYPGGGYTAYREEKQRRWQRLLLDYEAQEKDRARWEADIEKTKGYARGVESTVRSGAEAPHLRRVARLVARKAKVRERRLRRQMASVTWIAEPRRRPPLTLAFPDDDGDPGDIVLKVRDLTVTHPGRVLLEHVDLDVTRGDRILITGRNGAGKTTLLRAIAARHPDVAVLPQTTDHLRVDTTVIDYFRSQVPVYVDDAERLLTGHQFDPEQWTARLRDLSAGELRRLLLAVLVNSPARILLLDEPTNFLDFAALDVIEEALRRYRGTLLTVSHDRYFADAVGHTRHWHVADRTVIES, from the coding sequence GTGCATCTCAAAACCACCGGACTCGCCCGCGCCCACGACGGCGACCTGCTCTTCGCCGACCTCGACCTGGTGCTGCAGGACGGCGACCGGATCGGTGTCGTCGGACCCAACGGCGCCGGCAAGACCACCCTGCTGCGCGTGCTCGCCGGCGAGCTGCCACCGACCCGCGGTGCGGTGGTGTGCCCGCCGGGCACCACCATCGCCCACGTCACCCAGCAGATCCCGGACCCGGACGGCACCGTCGGCGCGTTCCTGACCGGCGGGCTCGGCGAACTCGCCGCGGTCACCGCCACCATGCGGGACCTGGAGACCCGGCTCGCCGCCGGCGACGACGTCCTGGACGCCTACGCCGCCGCCCAGGAACGCTGGACCGCCCTGCGCGGCTGGACCGCCGAGACCCGGCTGACCGAGATCCGCCAGCGCCTCGACATCGACCACCTCGACGACACCCTGCCCCTGGCCCAGATCTCCGGCGGCGAGCAGGCCCGGCTGATGCTCGCCCGCGCCCTGCTCACCGGCCCCGACCTGCTGCTGCTCGACGAGCCGACCAACCACCTGGACGCCGAGGGCGCCGCCTGGCTGCGCGACTGGCTGCGCGACTTCCCCGGCGGGGTGCTCACCGTCAGCCACGACCGGGCGTTCCTCGACGCGACCGTCACCCGGATCATCGAGCTGGACGGCATCGACGAGCAGCCGCAGGACTATCCCGGCGGCGGCTACACCGCCTACCGCGAGGAGAAACAGCGCCGCTGGCAGCGGCTGCTGCTCGACTACGAGGCCCAGGAGAAGGACCGGGCCCGCTGGGAAGCCGACATCGAGAAGACCAAGGGGTACGCCCGCGGCGTCGAGAGCACCGTCCGCTCCGGCGCCGAAGCCCCCCACCTGCGCCGCGTCGCCCGGCTCGTGGCCCGCAAGGCCAAGGTCCGCGAACGCCGGCTGCGCCGGCAGATGGCGTCGGTGACGTGGATCGCCGAGCCGCGCCGCCGCCCACCGCTGACCCTGGCCTTCCCGGACGACGACGGCGACCCCGGCGACATCGTGCTCAAGGTCCGCGACCTGACCGTCACCCACCCCGGCCGGGTCCTGCTCGAGCACGTCGACCTCGACGTCACCCGCGGCGACCGGATCCTGATCACCGGCCGCAACGGCGCCGGCAAAACCACCCTGCTGCGCGCGATCGCCGCCCGCCACCCGGACGTCGCCGTGCTCCCGCAGACCACCGACCACCTGCGGGTCGACACCACCGTCATCGACTACTTCCGGTCCCAGGTGCCGGTCTACGTCGACGACGCCGAACGGCTGCTGACCGGCCACCAGTTCGATCCCGAGCAGTGGACCGCCCGGCTGCGCGACCTGTCCGCCGGCGAACTGCGCCGGCTGCTGCTCGCCGTGCTGGTCAACAGCCCGGCCCGGATCCTGCTGCTGGACGAGCCGACCAACTTCCTCGACTTCGCCGCCCTCGACGTCATCGAGGAAGCCCTGCGCCGCTACCGGGGCACCCTGCTGACCGTCTCGCACGACCGGTACTTCGCCGACGCGGTCGGGCACACCCGGCACTGGCATGTCGCGGACCGCACCGTGATCGAAAGCTGA
- a CDS encoding response regulator transcription factor, protein MIKLLLADDQALVRGAMAALLDLEPDLKVVAEVGRGDEVLEAARGHEVDVALLDVQMPGLDGIAAARLLRESLPGCKVLMVTTFGRAGYLRQAMAAGASGFVVKDTPARQLADAVRRVHQGLRVVDPALAAQSLAHGDSPLTDRESDVLRAARDGGTVADIARELRLSDGTVRNHLSAAIGKTGARTRAEAVRLAVDNGWLLG, encoded by the coding sequence ATGATCAAACTGTTGCTCGCCGACGATCAGGCCCTGGTGCGCGGCGCGATGGCGGCCCTGCTCGACCTGGAACCGGACCTGAAGGTGGTCGCTGAGGTCGGCCGCGGCGACGAGGTCCTGGAGGCGGCCCGCGGCCACGAGGTCGACGTGGCGCTGCTCGACGTGCAGATGCCCGGCCTGGACGGGATCGCCGCGGCCCGGCTGCTGCGCGAGTCGCTGCCCGGCTGCAAGGTGCTGATGGTGACCACCTTCGGCCGGGCCGGCTACCTGCGCCAGGCGATGGCGGCCGGGGCCAGCGGGTTCGTCGTCAAGGACACCCCGGCCCGGCAGCTGGCCGACGCGGTCCGCCGGGTGCACCAGGGCCTGCGGGTGGTCGACCCGGCCCTGGCCGCGCAGAGCCTGGCGCACGGCGACTCGCCGCTGACCGACCGCGAGAGCGACGTGCTGCGCGCCGCCCGCGACGGCGGCACGGTCGCCGACATCGCCCGCGAGCTGCGCCTGTCCGACGGCACCGTGCGCAACCACCTGTCCGCCGCGATCGGCAAGACCGGCGCCCGCACCCGCGCCGAGGCGGTCCGGCTGGCCGTCGACAACGGCTGGCTGCTCGGCTGA
- a CDS encoding dihydrofolate reductase family protein produces the protein MAKLISTLFISADGVAEIDPEWHFPYFDENMGRAVSEDYETADVLLIARPTYDSFAGAWPEREAAGGEDAPFAKQLGDIRKIVVSRQPREFTWRNSELLRGDLVEAVTALKQDDGVRGILIPGSLSVVQQLLAAGLIDELRLLVHPVAARKGRRLFDEGDRPYHLKVAAAEVFPTGTIRVIYTPGEAPGQAGYEDTKGKVTPEG, from the coding sequence ATGGCGAAGCTGATCTCGACCCTGTTCATCTCGGCCGACGGGGTCGCCGAGATCGATCCCGAGTGGCACTTCCCGTACTTCGACGAGAACATGGGCCGGGCCGTCAGCGAGGACTACGAGACCGCTGACGTGCTGCTGATCGCCCGGCCGACCTACGACAGCTTCGCCGGGGCGTGGCCGGAGCGCGAGGCCGCCGGCGGGGAGGATGCGCCGTTCGCCAAGCAGCTCGGCGACATCCGCAAGATCGTCGTGTCGCGGCAGCCCCGGGAGTTCACCTGGCGCAATTCGGAGCTGCTGCGGGGCGACCTGGTCGAGGCGGTGACCGCGCTCAAGCAGGACGACGGGGTGCGCGGGATCCTGATCCCCGGGTCGCTGTCGGTGGTGCAGCAGCTGCTGGCGGCCGGGCTGATCGACGAGTTGCGGCTGCTGGTGCATCCGGTCGCGGCGCGCAAGGGCCGCCGGTTGTTCGACGAGGGCGACCGGCCGTACCACCTGAAGGTGGCGGCGGCCGAGGTGTTCCCGACCGGGACGATCCGGGTGATCTACACGCCGGGCGAGGCGCCCGGGCAGGCCGGCTACGAGGACACGAAGGGCAAGGTCACGCCGGAGGGCTGA
- a CDS encoding sigma-70 family RNA polymerase sigma factor produces the protein MTATAISTAARSVTREQEQLIRDNMALVGHMVREMLFKVPPHVHRDDLASAGYAALVTAAQAYDQSRGIPFGRFAAVRVRGALLDELRSMDWASRSVRARARRADVAREELTRQLGRTPTADELAELLGVAVGELSSVDDDVQRAAVLSLQGFTAGAAEDMVTESSMNPEEMLLHRERLGYLHDAVTVLPERLRFVVEASFLQERPLSEVAAELGVTESRVSQLRTEALALLRDGLTTHMEQVSGPVAKDGCVTRRRAAYAAQIAARSTMASRLSVTDAQGMRLAAAA, from the coding sequence ATGACCGCGACCGCCATCAGCACCGCCGCCCGGTCCGTGACCCGCGAGCAGGAGCAGCTGATCCGCGACAACATGGCGCTGGTCGGCCACATGGTCCGCGAGATGCTGTTCAAGGTGCCGCCGCACGTGCACCGCGACGACCTCGCCTCGGCCGGCTACGCCGCCCTGGTGACCGCCGCGCAGGCCTACGACCAGTCGCGGGGCATCCCGTTCGGCCGGTTCGCCGCCGTCCGGGTCCGCGGCGCCCTGCTCGACGAGCTGCGCAGCATGGACTGGGCGTCGCGCTCGGTCCGGGCCCGGGCCCGCCGCGCCGACGTGGCCCGCGAGGAGCTGACCCGCCAGCTGGGCCGCACCCCGACCGCCGACGAGCTGGCCGAGCTGCTCGGTGTCGCGGTCGGCGAGCTGTCCAGCGTCGACGACGACGTGCAGCGCGCCGCGGTGCTGTCGCTGCAGGGTTTCACCGCCGGCGCCGCCGAGGACATGGTCACCGAGTCGTCGATGAACCCGGAGGAGATGCTGCTGCACCGCGAGCGGCTCGGCTACCTGCACGACGCGGTGACCGTGCTGCCGGAGCGGCTGCGTTTCGTCGTCGAGGCGTCCTTCCTGCAGGAGCGCCCGCTGTCCGAGGTCGCCGCCGAGCTGGGGGTCACCGAGTCGCGGGTCTCGCAGCTGCGCACCGAGGCCCTGGCCCTGCTGCGCGACGGCCTGACCACCCACATGGAGCAGGTCAGCGGCCCGGTCGCCAAGGACGGCTGCGTCACCCGCCGCCGGGCCGCCTACGCCGCGCAGATCGCCGCCCGCAGCACCATGGCCAGCCGGCTGAGCGTCACCGACGCGCAGGGCATGCGCCTCGCCGCGGCCGCGTGA